One stretch of Patescibacteria group bacterium DNA includes these proteins:
- the def gene encoding peptide deformylase: MPVLKIFTHPSAYLRTNSSRVKKKYLEIDEAQRFIDSMIETMHAAKGIGLAAPQVGKNIRIIVAMDGEKPLVFINPKLYRKSLRKVEVEEGCLSLPGVWGMVKRHAALSVSATDRKGKKFRMRAKGGMLPIILQHEVDHLNGILFIDRIKKCSSLPTK; the protein is encoded by the coding sequence ATGCCAGTCTTAAAAATCTTTACTCACCCGAGCGCTTACTTACGAACCAACAGTTCGCGCGTCAAGAAGAAATATTTGGAAATCGATGAAGCCCAGCGGTTTATTGATTCTATGATTGAGACAATGCACGCGGCTAAGGGTATCGGTCTCGCCGCTCCGCAGGTGGGTAAAAACATTAGAATAATCGTTGCCATGGACGGCGAAAAGCCGCTCGTATTTATTAATCCAAAACTTTATCGCAAGTCTTTGCGTAAGGTTGAGGTGGAGGAAGGCTGCCTCTCCCTGCCCGGCGTCTGGGGCATGGTAAAACGCCACGCCGCGTTGTCGGTTTCCGCTACGGACCGGAAGGGTAAAAAATTCCGTATGCGCGCCAAGGGCGGCATGCTCCCAATCATCTTGCAGCACGAAGTAGATCATTTAAACGGTATTTTGTTTATTGATCGCATTAAGAAATGTTCGTCTCTCCCAACGAAATAA
- the priA gene encoding primosomal protein N' — protein MYAKVAPSYRMPLELDVFDYLVPRELESVLKPGFFVMVPFRGRLIQGVVWELSGTPSIKSEKILSIHSAITRQELFDESDLKLLEYAAEYYLVSKGALVKAVIPDAPKRFREEPLNDSRGSQNIAAGFGPSPLLDRLAVKPALFLYQDKRRMLEEIRNWIADKFSAKNQFLILEPQIKSIEQTAAYLNESFPGAVASLHSGLSRGSYWKNWIDFACGKKSILVASRVGIFAPSANLTAIFVIDEEMPDFKQYDQNPRYDARSLALKVSESRKIPAVFCTGAPRLETWHAAKNQGWLVIEQKGKDSAVSTIDLKFERQTHNFSLLSDRLLQAGLGALQNHQKVLLFFNRRGWATSTICRDCGYAYLCPECQIPQIAHKNRLVCHHCGESRDIPLACDKCGGTNIKMVGAGTETLEREIKESFGNYRILRLDKDVDTPIRYNLDDYDVILGTNYLVKEYYGEILQQKIGVVGIINSDNLFNIPDFRSTERAWQEIRKIRNLAGALGAEIFIQTMRPDNKVLQSVDSPDNFFRDEIAARQSFNYPPFTKLIKLIIQNTNEELAQGLAQRIYAELGALVQKGAEILGPYPATPKKIRGQFRILITLKIPRDMDKNFLKTYANDIIIDVDPEFILS, from the coding sequence ATGTATGCCAAGGTAGCGCCTAGCTATCGCATGCCTCTTGAACTGGACGTTTTTGATTATCTGGTTCCAAGAGAACTGGAATCCGTGCTCAAGCCGGGTTTTTTTGTAATGGTGCCATTTCGTGGCCGGTTGATCCAGGGCGTTGTTTGGGAATTAAGCGGCACGCCGTCGATTAAAAGCGAAAAGATTTTGTCAATCCATTCTGCGATTACGCGGCAGGAGCTGTTTGATGAATCGGATTTAAAACTTCTTGAATACGCGGCCGAATATTATCTTGTATCCAAGGGCGCGTTGGTAAAGGCCGTGATACCGGATGCGCCTAAGCGATTCCGGGAGGAGCCTTTAAATGATTCACGCGGCAGCCAAAATATTGCCGCCGGATTCGGCCCATCCCCTCTCCTTGATCGCCTGGCCGTCAAACCGGCTTTGTTTTTATATCAGGACAAGCGTCGGATGCTTGAAGAAATCAGAAATTGGATTGCTGATAAATTCAGCGCGAAAAATCAATTTTTGATTCTTGAACCGCAGATTAAATCCATTGAACAAACCGCGGCTTACCTCAATGAATCATTCCCTGGCGCGGTCGCGAGTCTGCACAGCGGCCTTTCCAGAGGGTCGTATTGGAAAAACTGGATTGATTTCGCGTGCGGAAAAAAATCAATCCTGGTAGCGTCCCGCGTTGGAATATTCGCGCCGTCGGCGAATTTAACGGCCATATTCGTTATTGATGAAGAAATGCCGGATTTTAAGCAATATGATCAAAATCCGCGCTATGATGCCCGGTCGCTCGCTCTCAAAGTCAGCGAATCACGGAAAATACCGGCCGTCTTTTGTACCGGCGCGCCTCGGCTAGAAACATGGCATGCCGCAAAGAACCAGGGCTGGTTGGTTATTGAGCAGAAGGGCAAGGATTCAGCCGTTTCAACGATTGACTTGAAGTTTGAAAGGCAGACGCATAATTTTTCCCTGCTGTCCGACCGTTTGCTTCAGGCCGGGCTGGGGGCTTTACAAAATCATCAAAAAGTGCTACTTTTCTTTAATCGCCGCGGCTGGGCAACGAGCACGATTTGCCGCGATTGCGGTTATGCCTATTTGTGCCCTGAATGCCAAATTCCGCAGATTGCGCACAAAAACCGCCTGGTATGCCATCATTGCGGCGAGAGCCGCGATATTCCCCTCGCCTGCGACAAATGCGGCGGAACAAATATTAAGATGGTCGGCGCCGGTACCGAAACGCTCGAACGGGAAATAAAAGAATCATTTGGAAATTACCGCATTCTCCGCCTGGATAAAGATGTTGACACGCCGATCCGTTACAATCTGGACGACTATGACGTTATTCTGGGCACCAATTATCTTGTCAAAGAATATTACGGCGAAATTCTGCAACAAAAAATCGGCGTGGTGGGAATAATCAATTCGGATAATTTATTCAACATTCCCGACTTTCGTTCAACCGAAAGGGCGTGGCAGGAAATCCGGAAGATTAGGAACCTAGCCGGCGCGCTTGGCGCGGAGATATTTATTCAGACAATGAGGCCGGATAATAAGGTTCTACAAAGCGTTGATTCGCCGGATAATTTTTTCCGAGACGAAATCGCGGCGCGTCAGTCATTTAATTACCCCCCATTCACCAAGCTCATTAAGCTGATCATTCAGAATACAAACGAAGAATTGGCCCAAGGTTTGGCGCAAAGGATTTATGCCGAGCTTGGCGCACTCGTCCAAAAAGGCGCAGAAATACTCGGGCCGTACCCGGCAACTCCGAAAAAAATCCGCGGCCAGTTCAGGATTCTTATCACTCTTAAGATTCCACGCGATATGGACAAGAATTTTCTAAAAACATACGCAAATGATATAATTATCGATGTTGACCCGGAATTTATACTAAGTTAA
- a CDS encoding glycosyltransferase family A protein, which produces MDKPVISIIIPVFNHREEIGPCLDSIYRQTFSDYEIIVVNDGSTDAFDAAIAPHLNKIKLINQENRGANAARNRGFDASSGDYVIFCDADVQMSPDMLDAMLQSLKDRPEYSYAYSSFRFGFKLFKLFPFNDKRLGAMNFIHTTSLIRRFDFPRFDENITRFQDWDLWLTMLKNKNRGWWIDEVLFTIKPRHRHNMSEWLPSFAYWKFFGFLPSVQKYRAAEKIIKQKHKLP; this is translated from the coding sequence ATGGATAAACCTGTAATCAGTATAATTATACCTGTATTTAATCATCGCGAGGAGATCGGGCCTTGCCTGGATTCGATTTATCGCCAGACTTTTTCAGATTATGAAATTATCGTCGTCAACGACGGCTCTACCGACGCGTTTGACGCCGCGATTGCACCGCATCTTAACAAAATTAAACTAATTAACCAGGAAAACCGCGGCGCCAATGCTGCGAGAAACCGCGGATTTGACGCATCCTCCGGAGATTATGTAATATTTTGCGATGCCGACGTCCAAATGTCTCCTGACATGCTTGACGCCATGTTGCAATCGTTAAAAGATCGGCCGGAATATTCTTATGCCTATAGTTCATTCAGGTTTGGTTTTAAATTGTTTAAACTTTTTCCGTTCAACGACAAAAGGCTTGGCGCCATGAATTTTATACATACCACCTCGCTTATCCGACGTTTTGATTTTCCGCGCTTTGACGAGAATATCACGCGCTTTCAGGACTGGGATTTGTGGCTTACCATGCTTAAAAATAAAAACAGGGGATGGTGGATTGACGAAGTCTTATTTACCATAAAGCCGCGCCATCGCCACAATATGAGCGAATGGCTTCCGTCCTTTGCGTATTGGAAATTTTTTGGTTTTCTTCCTTCGGTGCAGAAATACCGCGCTGCCGAAAAAATTATCAAACAGAAACATAAACTGCCATGA
- a CDS encoding glycosyltransferase family 2 protein, protein MTSVIIVSWNVKNLLKACLASIVSYSQDVEYEIIVVDNNSHDGTAEMVRSEFPNVKIITNDFNAGFSRANNMGLAKAAGDHVLFMNPDMEFTENTLIKMRAFIDSHPDVFIATTTLTYGDGTRQNNIKRLPDFWSQALIMLKLHHLFSWLPAIKNYLAKDFDYSVEQPVENIMGAFVYSRSREFRQFGSWNEKFPLWWEDVDLCKRAALAGKKIFYTPSTRVVHHEGRSFAQVASPAKQKKFIRGMLIYFRLYHPIYDYLLLALLSPKSMALAYIANFLHVKPRTQSKI, encoded by the coding sequence ATGACTTCCGTAATTATTGTCAGTTGGAACGTAAAAAATTTGCTCAAGGCGTGCCTCGCGAGCATAGTTTCGTATTCACAGGACGTTGAATATGAAATTATCGTTGTTGACAACAATTCTCACGACGGTACGGCCGAAATGGTCCGTTCCGAATTCCCGAATGTCAAAATCATTACAAATGATTTTAATGCCGGTTTCTCCAGAGCCAATAACATGGGCCTGGCTAAAGCCGCGGGCGATCATGTGCTTTTTATGAATCCTGACATGGAATTTACGGAAAATACGCTTATCAAAATGCGTGCTTTCATAGATTCCCACCCTGATGTATTCATCGCCACTACGACACTTACATATGGCGATGGAACGCGCCAAAACAACATTAAACGCCTACCTGATTTTTGGTCACAGGCTTTAATAATGCTAAAATTGCATCACCTGTTCTCATGGCTGCCGGCAATCAAAAATTATCTTGCCAAAGATTTTGATTATTCCGTTGAACAGCCGGTTGAAAACATCATGGGCGCATTTGTTTACAGCCGATCGAGAGAATTCCGGCAATTTGGAAGCTGGAATGAAAAATTTCCACTTTGGTGGGAGGATGTGGATTTGTGCAAACGAGCCGCCCTGGCCGGAAAGAAAATATTTTATACTCCATCCACCCGCGTGGTCCACCACGAGGGAAGGAGCTTTGCCCAAGTCGCGAGTCCGGCAAAGCAAAAAAAGTTTATCCGGGGAATGCTTATTTATTTTCGTTTATATCATCCGATTTATGACTACCTACTGCTTGCCCTTCTTTCACCCAAAAGCATGGCGCTTGCTTATATCGCAAATTTTTTACACGTCAAACCAAGAACCCAATCAAAAATTTAA
- the amrB gene encoding AmmeMemoRadiSam system protein B, with the protein MIVFASFCPHPPILIPSIGKENTVKLKKTADAYGQLEQGFTASRPDTVVIVSPHGIVYKDAFSINLCDNFFGGFEEFGDFSIKTEYPADYLTIERAQRHLRNRKIAVKLDTCAKLDHGVTVPLYLLAKNWTNFKLVPIVYSGQGLKSHFEFGQELKEALAESNDRVAVIASGDLSHSLTSDAPAGYNEFGKQFDDKILELVANQNSAAMIGINEKMIDGAHACGLRSLVMLFGILHGTECQSEILSYEAPFGVGYLVCRFKFA; encoded by the coding sequence ATGATTGTTTTTGCATCTTTCTGTCCCCATCCCCCCATTCTTATCCCGAGCATCGGCAAGGAAAATACCGTTAAGCTGAAAAAAACTGCCGATGCATATGGTCAGCTTGAACAGGGTTTTACTGCCAGCCGGCCGGATACAGTGGTAATCGTTAGTCCCCATGGTATTGTCTACAAAGACGCTTTTTCAATAAATCTTTGTGATAATTTTTTCGGCGGATTTGAAGAATTCGGAGATTTTTCAATAAAAACCGAATACCCTGCCGATTATTTGACGATTGAACGCGCTCAACGCCATTTGCGGAACCGTAAAATCGCCGTCAAACTTGATACATGCGCCAAGCTTGATCACGGCGTGACCGTGCCGCTTTATCTCCTGGCAAAGAATTGGACGAATTTTAAACTAGTGCCGATTGTCTATTCCGGACAAGGATTGAAAAGCCATTTTGAATTCGGTCAGGAGCTCAAGGAAGCGCTCGCCGAATCTAACGATCGGGTTGCCGTGATTGCTTCCGGCGACCTGTCGCACTCGCTCACGAGCGATGCCCCGGCCGGTTACAATGAATTCGGAAAACAGTTTGACGACAAGATTCTTGAGCTGGTGGCGAACCAAAACAGCGCCGCCATGATTGGCATTAATGAAAAAATGATCGACGGCGCGCATGCATGCGGCCTTCGTTCGCTCGTAATGCTTTTCGGGATATTGCACGGAACCGAATGCCAGTCCGAAATACTTTCCTACGAAGCGCCATTTGGCGTCGGATATCTCGTGTGCCGCTTTAAATTTGCTTAA
- a CDS encoding glycosyltransferase family 4 protein has protein sequence MDKSLLITLEFPPQKGGIANYLANLYSRLPSDKVFVLAPKTKGSQEYDATCAYKIMRGNLLTSYIWPHWLMLYFRVKTLVKKHKITMLHISHVLPVGYIAYRLNQTLKLRYAVFCHGLDILKAQATPQKKQRLIKILNKASGIVVNSEYTRGLISGLGVPDSKVLVVYPCPAFVPNRETIETYDVVAKYGLSEKRVLLSVARLVERKGIDKVLECLPRLYEKFKDIIYVIVGDGPDINRLAKIVDDLKIHNLVRFAGSVSDQDMSKFYSIAEVFALPSRQIGPDVEGFGMVYLEANLFGLPVVGGRSGGVPEAVIDRQTGLLVNPNDTNDIYQAINDLMTDREWAKTLGENGRVRAENDFQWRKETEKLRLFLSGHTYG, from the coding sequence ATGGATAAGAGCCTGCTGATAACTCTTGAGTTTCCGCCGCAAAAAGGCGGAATTGCGAACTATCTGGCGAATTTGTATTCGCGGCTGCCGAGCGACAAGGTTTTTGTGCTCGCTCCGAAGACAAAAGGTTCACAGGAATATGACGCGACCTGCGCGTATAAAATCATGCGCGGCAATCTTCTGACATCTTATATCTGGCCTCACTGGCTGATGCTCTATTTTCGCGTCAAAACATTGGTAAAAAAACACAAGATTACGATGTTGCATATTTCGCACGTGCTGCCGGTTGGCTATATCGCATATCGACTGAACCAAACACTTAAATTACGCTATGCCGTGTTCTGCCATGGATTGGATATACTCAAGGCTCAGGCGACGCCCCAAAAAAAGCAGCGCTTGATAAAAATTCTGAATAAAGCTTCCGGAATCGTGGTAAATAGCGAGTACACTCGCGGCTTAATCAGTGGACTCGGCGTACCCGACAGCAAGGTTTTGGTTGTTTATCCCTGCCCAGCATTTGTACCGAACCGCGAAACTATTGAAACCTACGACGTGGTTGCAAAATATGGTCTTTCCGAAAAGCGCGTGCTACTTTCCGTGGCTCGTTTAGTTGAACGAAAGGGGATTGATAAGGTGCTGGAATGCCTGCCCCGCCTCTACGAAAAATTTAAGGATATCATCTACGTAATCGTGGGCGACGGCCCGGATATCAACCGGCTCGCCAAAATTGTTGATGATTTAAAAATTCATAATCTCGTACGATTCGCCGGCAGTGTAAGCGACCAGGACATGAGCAAGTTTTATTCGATTGCCGAAGTATTTGCCCTGCCTTCGCGCCAAATTGGACCGGACGTGGAAGGCTTTGGCATGGTCTATCTTGAGGCAAATCTTTTTGGTTTGCCCGTGGTTGGCGGAAGGAGCGGCGGCGTACCAGAAGCGGTGATTGACCGGCAAACCGGTTTACTGGTGAATCCGAACGATACGAATGATATTTATCAGGCCATAAATGATTTAATGACCGACCGCGAATGGGCCAAAACACTCGGTGAAAATGGCCGCGTTCGTGCCGAAAATGATTTTCAATGGCGTAAAGAAACCGAAAAATTACGACTTTTCCTGAGCGGCCATACATATGGATAA
- a CDS encoding O-antigen ligase family protein: MDKKTFWTVILYIATFEIVSFALYYSPNYLNIAGFIALAVLFSCVGVVNPRTAAVISAIELFIGGMGYLFHMDINGYMISGRMVIFGIMAALWLTGVIMTRRIKFLHSKFLVPYLIFFAFLIVGLINALLRKNGLSNIFFDFNAYIFFLYLPIWYEFLSGDYTWNRLWTAAAASYIWLSAKTMLVLYFFSHNIEWAVWPLYHWIRNTGVGEITLMMSNIFRVFFQSQIYPLIGLSILVAILILHRDKLNPLEKKLLIIFMSVGAAVVLISLSRSFWLGAAVSLPIIFIFALIRKISFLRIIGRATLGLLALCIGFMLIAAVVKFPIPTPGAGSLGTMLLERADIGAEAAASSRWNLLPVLWQGIINEPFLGQGFGAQVTYISNDPRVRAEYPTGEYTTSAMEWGLLDIWYKIGILGIAAYLWLMVRLGKTGIVAYLKNSDNVMPLALTIGLVVLFITNFFTPYLNHPLGIGYLLLMSCYLERDRTSG, from the coding sequence ATGGACAAAAAAACTTTCTGGACAGTAATTCTCTACATCGCAACTTTTGAAATTGTTTCTTTTGCTCTGTATTATTCGCCAAATTATCTCAATATCGCGGGCTTTATTGCCCTTGCGGTTCTATTTTCATGCGTCGGCGTGGTCAACCCGCGCACCGCGGCGGTAATATCCGCGATTGAACTTTTTATCGGCGGCATGGGATATCTTTTTCACATGGATATAAATGGTTACATGATTTCCGGCCGCATGGTGATTTTTGGCATAATGGCCGCACTATGGCTTACCGGTGTTATCATGACCCGCCGGATCAAGTTTCTCCACTCTAAGTTTCTTGTTCCTTATCTTATATTTTTTGCATTTCTAATCGTCGGCCTTATTAATGCCCTGCTTCGAAAAAACGGATTATCAAATATATTTTTTGATTTTAACGCCTATATTTTCTTCTTATATCTGCCGATCTGGTATGAATTCCTTAGCGGTGATTATACCTGGAACCGTCTCTGGACCGCGGCGGCCGCCTCTTATATCTGGCTTTCCGCAAAAACAATGCTGGTTCTTTACTTCTTCTCACACAACATTGAGTGGGCCGTCTGGCCTCTTTACCACTGGATCCGCAACACCGGCGTTGGTGAAATTACGCTCATGATGTCAAATATTTTTCGCGTATTTTTCCAATCACAAATTTATCCATTGATTGGGCTCTCCATACTTGTCGCGATTCTTATTCTTCACCGCGACAAGCTCAATCCACTGGAAAAAAAACTGCTGATTATATTCATGTCGGTCGGCGCGGCGGTTGTTTTAATTAGTTTGTCGCGCAGCTTTTGGCTTGGCGCCGCGGTTTCTCTGCCAATCATTTTTATTTTCGCCCTGATTAGGAAAATATCTTTTTTACGGATTATCGGCCGCGCCACGCTCGGGCTACTCGCACTTTGCATTGGATTCATGCTAATCGCCGCCGTGGTTAAATTTCCGATTCCCACGCCGGGGGCCGGCTCACTTGGCACGATGCTTCTTGAACGAGCGGATATCGGAGCCGAAGCCGCGGCTTCCAGCCGTTGGAATCTCCTGCCCGTATTGTGGCAGGGGATAATCAACGAACCTTTTCTGGGACAGGGTTTTGGCGCCCAGGTTACCTATATTTCAAACGACCCGCGCGTTCGCGCCGAATATCCGACCGGCGAATATACCACTTCAGCCATGGAGTGGGGGCTTTTGGACATCTGGTATAAAATCGGCATACTCGGAATCGCGGCCTATCTCTGGCTAATGGTACGGTTGGGAAAAACCGGAATCGTAGCATATTTAAAAAACAGCGACAATGTCATGCCGCTGGCCCTTACGATCGGGCTTGTTGTTTTATTTATTACGAATTTTTTTACGCCGTATCTCAACCATCCGCTGGGAATCGGCTACCTTCTCCTCATGTCGTGCTATCTGGAACGCGATCGGACGTCAGGATAA
- the fmt gene encoding methionyl-tRNA formyltransferase, with the protein MVESTKPLRVIFMATPAFTLPVFEVLTQDKRFEIIAVYTQPDKPAGRHAIPLPPAVKLRASRHDIPVFQPEKFNNPTTIRQIELLEPDIILVFAYSHFLPKEVLAIPKFGCVNIHPSLLPRWRGPSPVAFAILNGDKETGVTFMLMNERMDQGPVILRFRAPIAPADNREDLTARLSVLAAERLPSVLIDWTEGKIKAQPQEENNATYSKLLSRPDGRIDWKKTAVEIERQIRAFSPWPGAFCSWGGKQLKILKSSIDSTATLPPGQARIANKNLIVGTARQDIKILALQPEGKKPMNIKDFLNGGPKIDGSILS; encoded by the coding sequence ATGGTAGAATCCACAAAACCATTACGTGTAATATTTATGGCCACGCCGGCATTCACCCTGCCGGTGTTTGAGGTTTTGACGCAGGACAAGCGATTTGAGATTATCGCGGTTTATACCCAGCCGGATAAGCCAGCCGGACGCCACGCCATTCCCCTGCCCCCGGCCGTAAAGCTCCGGGCATCGCGCCATGATATACCGGTCTTTCAGCCCGAGAAGTTCAATAATCCGACCACCATCCGCCAGATCGAACTTCTGGAGCCGGATATAATTCTTGTTTTTGCCTACAGCCACTTTTTGCCCAAGGAGGTGCTCGCCATCCCCAAGTTCGGCTGCGTGAACATCCATCCTTCGCTTCTGCCGCGCTGGCGCGGTCCGTCGCCGGTCGCCTTTGCTATATTGAACGGCGATAAAGAAACTGGCGTAACTTTCATGCTCATGAATGAAAGGATGGACCAGGGGCCCGTAATTTTGCGATTTCGCGCGCCCATCGCTCCGGCAGATAACCGAGAAGATCTGACCGCCCGCCTGTCTGTTTTGGCCGCAGAAAGATTACCGTCCGTATTGATTGACTGGACCGAAGGAAAAATCAAAGCACAGCCGCAGGAAGAAAATAATGCCACATATTCAAAACTTCTGTCGCGTCCGGACGGCAGGATTGACTGGAAAAAAACCGCGGTGGAGATTGAACGCCAAATTCGTGCCTTCTCGCCGTGGCCGGGCGCGTTTTGTTCCTGGGGCGGCAAACAGCTGAAGATATTGAAGTCTTCCATTGATTCAACGGCGACACTTCCGCCCGGTCAGGCGCGTATCGCAAATAAAAATTTGATTGTCGGAACCGCTCGCCAAGATATAAAAATTCTTGCCCTTCAACCCGAGGGCAAGAAACCCATGAATATTAAAGATTTTTTGAATGGCGGTCCGAAGATTGACGGCTCGATATTATCCTGA